The DNA region GTCGCTGCTCTTGACGCCCGGCTGCGCCTTGTTGGTGATCAGGGTGACGCCGGTGTCGGTGTAGCCGCTGACCTTTTTGCCCGTCTTGGCGTAGGCGACCCCGGCCGCCACGCCCCGGCTGGCCATCCTCAGCGGGTACTGCTGGCTGGTCGCGGCGATCACGCCGGACTGCACGTTGCGTACCCCCGCGCAGCCGCCGTCAACCGAGACGATCATCACGTCCTTTTCGCGGCCTAGGGCCTTGAGGGCCTGATAGGCGCCCGCCGCCGCCGGTTCGTTGATGGTGTAGACCAGGTTGATGTCGGGGTTGCGTTGCAGGCAGTTTTCCATCGCCGTCTGGCCCTTGGCCTGGTCTCCGAAGGAATCCTGCGCGCAGGCCACGCCGGTGCTGACCTGATTTTTCGTGTTGGCCGTGATGCCGCGCGTGCCGAAGCCCGCCAGAAAGCCGTTGTGGCGCGCGATGCCGACCGGGTGACCGGGAAAGAGGTCGAGGGTGGCGATCACGGGCTTCTTGTTGCCCATCGCTTTCTTCGCCCATTGGCCGATCAACACGCCCGCCTGGTAGTTGTTGGTCGCAAACAGCGCGTCCACGGCGCTGACCGGCTCGGTCGGGCTGTCGAGCGCGATAACCTGTACGCCTGCGGCGCGGGCCTTTTGAATCGCCGGGATGATCGCCTTGGCGTCGCTGGGCGTGATCAAGATGGTCTTTGCCCCGGCAGCCACCATGTTCTCGATGGCGCTGACCTGCCCGGCGTTGTCGCCGTCGGCCTTTCCGGCAGCGGTGAGCAGTTTGGCGCCCAGCCGGGTGGCCTCCTTTTGCGCGCCCTCCTTCATCTTCACGAAAAAGGGGTTGGTTTCGGTCTTGGTGATCAACCCGATGATGGGGGGCGCGCTGCTCTGCGCGAGGGCCAGGCTCACAGCGGCGGTCAGGGTCAGCGTGAAGGCAGGGATCAGCTTGGCGTGGCGCATGGCAGGCTCCTGGAGAGGGAAAGAGGGCGGCGAGACGGGGCGGACGGCCGGGGGTCGGGTTAGGGAGGCGGCGCGGCGGTGGACTGCCGGACGATCAGGGTGGTGGGCAATTGAACCCGGGCCGGGGAGGCGCGGCTCCTCGCCGGGCGGCTGAACTGGGCGATCAGCAGGTCGCACGCGAGCACGCCGAGGTCATAGGTCGGCTGCGCGACCACCGTCAGCGGGGGCAGCATGGTCTGTGCCCAGCGGGAATCGTCGAACCCCACGATGGACAGGTCCCCCGGGATGTTCAGGCCACGTTCCCGCGCGGCCAGAACCGCGCCCACGGTCATCTCGTTGTTGCCGACGAACAGGGCGGTGGGCCGCTCGTCTGCGGGCAGGTCCAGCAGGCGCAGCGCCGCTTGGCGGCCGTCTTCCTGACGGTGGTGACCGGGCAGCACCAGCTGTTCGCGGTAGGGCACGCCCGCCCCCAGCAGGGCCTGCCGAAACCCGGCGTGGCGCTCGACCGCCGTGCTGATGTCCTGCTGACCCACGATCATCCCGATGCGGGTGTGGCCCAGCGCGACGAGGTGGGCTGTGGCGGCCTCGGCCCCGCCCACGTTGTCCACCGTCACGGTGGTCGCGGCCGGATTGCCGGTCACGCGGTCAAGCTCGACGACCGGCAGGTTCGGCAGCAGGCGCAGATTCTCGCGCGCCCGCGCCGTGGGCACCAGGATCAGGCCCTGCGGCAGGTGACCGCGCAGGGTATCGAGCGCCCGGCCCTCCTTGCCGGGGTCCTCGTCGGTGTTGAACAAAAAGGCCGTATAGCCGTGCCGATCGGCGGCGTCCTGCACGCCCTTGGCCAGCGTGGCGTGAAAGGGATTGAGAATGTCGGTGACGACCAGGCCGATGGTCCGCGTCTGGCGCTGGCGCAGGCTGCGGGCGAGCACGTTGGGCTGATAGTCCAGATGCCGCGCGGCACTCAGCACCCGCTCGCGGGTCGCCTGGGCCACCATATCGGGGCGGCTCAGCGCGCGCGACGCGGTGGCCGTCGAGACGTTGGCGAGGGCGGCGACCTCCTGAATGCTCGACATTGCAAACCTTTACACCCTTTTCCGAGAAGGCAAGGCGCCTGGCCGCTTGAGTACGCCACACAGTCTTGCAAACGATTACATTGAGATGTCTCGAGTGTGCGCCGCGAGGGGGTGGCCTGTCAAGTCCCGGGAGCCACGAACGGACCGCCCAACCGTTGGCGCCCGTGGCCGTCCCGTCTTGGGGGCGGGCCAGGGCGGGGGCTGCCGGTTCACCCCGGCGGCCCCCTCCGCAGGGAGCACCCGGACGTGGCCGCAGGCGGCGAGGAAAGAGGGCTGCGCCCCCCTTGTGCCTCCGGCAGGAACATGGCGGCCAAATTGGGCAGGCGGGTAGCATGGCCACATGACTCAACCGGGTACAGAACTTCAGGAACTGATCGCCGAGATGGAGCAGCGCCGCACCCGGGTCGAGGCGGGCGGCGGCCCCGAGCGCCAGCAAAAGCAGCGCGAGGGCGGCAAACTCACCGCGCGCGAGCGCATCGAGCGGCTGCTTGACCCCGGGTCCTTTCTGGAACTCTCGACCTTTGTCGAGCACGGCCCCAACCGCCTGATGGCGGGCGTGGACGCGCCGGGAGAGGGCGTGGTGACCGGGCGCGGCACCATTCAGGGGCGGCAGGTGTTCGTCTTCAGCCAGGATTTCACGGTGCTGGGTGGCTCGCTGGGCAAGATGAACGCGGCCAAGGTCACCAAGGTGATGGACCTGGCCGCCAAGACGGGCTGCCCGGTGATCGGCCTCAACGACAGCGCGGGCGCCCGCATTCAGGAGGGCGTGGATTCCTTGTCGGGCTACGGCGAGATCTTTTACCGCAACGCGATCTACTCGGGCAGCGTGCCGCAGATCAGCGCGATCCTGGGACCGTGCGCGGGGGGCGCGGTGTACTCGCCCGCCCTGACCGACTTCATCGTGATGAGCCGGGGCAGCTCGTACATGTTCATCACCGGGCCGGAGGTCATCAAGTCGGTCACCCGCGAGGAAGTGACGTTCGACGGGCTGGGCGGCGCGGACGTGCACACCCGCAAGTCGGGCGTGGCGCACCTGGCCTATGACGGTGACGAGGCGGTGCTGGACGGCATCCGCGACCTGCTCTCGTACCTGCCGCAAAGCGCGCGCGAGCAGCCGCCGGTGCGCGAGTGCCTCGATCCCCTGGACCGCCCCAACACCCGGCTGCTCGATATCGTGACGCCGGACCAGCGCAAGCCCTACGCGATGCACGACGTGATCCACGAACTCGTGGACGAGGGCACCTTTCTGGAAATCCAGCCGAACTGGGCCAAGAACATCCTCTGCGGGTTCGCGCGGCTGGGCGGGCAGAGCGTCGGCATCGTGGCGAACAATCCCCGGGTGATGGCAGGTACTTTGAACATCGACGCTTCGGACAAGGCCGCGCGCTTTATCCGCACCTGCGACTGCTACAACGTGCCGATCCTGACGCTGGTGGACGTGACCGGCTTCCTGCCGGGCGTGGCGCAGGAACACGCCGGGATCATCCGCCACGGGGCGAAGATGCTCTACGCCTACGCCGAGGCGACCGTCCCCAAGATCACGCTGATCACCCGCAAGAGCTACGGCGGGGCGTACCTCGCCATGAACTCGCGCGACATGGGCGCCGACGTGGTGTACGCCTGGCCCACCGCCGCCGTCGCCGTGATGGGCGCCGAGGGAGCGGCCAACATCGTCTACCGCCGCGAGATTGGGCGCTCAGACAATCCCGAAGCCACCCGCGCCGCCAAGATCGCCGAGTACAAGGAGACGTTCGACAACCCCTACGTGGCCGCCGCCAAGGGCTATATCGACGATGTGATCCCGATGGAAGACACCCGCCGCCGCCTGATTCAGACGTTCGAGATGCTGCGCGGCAAGGCCGAAGCGCGGCCCTTCAAGAAGCACGGAAACCTGCCGCTGTAAGGCCGGGGCGATCAGGACGCGGCGGCCCCCCTTACCAGAAAGGGGACCGCCGCGACTGGGGAGAGGCAAACTCCCCCTTATTCAGCTTCAGCGGGCGCCGAAGTTCTGGACCCAGTAGTGGCTGTAAGAGCCGCCCTGCGCGTAGCCGACGCCCAGTTCGCGAAAAGCGGGGTTCATGATGTTGCGGCAGTGGCCCTCGCTGCGCAGCCAGCCGTCCACCACGCTCTCGGGGGTGGGCTGCCCGGCGGCGATGTTCTCGCCGATGGTCCGCCAGGGGTAGCCGGTCGCGGTGACGCGCTGGGCCATCGTGCGCCCGTCAAGGCTGGTGTGGCTGAAGTAGTTCTTGGCCGCCATGTCTGCCGCGTGCCCCTGCGCCGCCTGCGCGAGCTGGGCGTTGTAGGCCAGCGGGGCGGCGGCGGCAAAGGAGGTGGCGCCGCAGCTGCGGGCCTGGGCACGCGCGGCGTTCGTCAGCTCCAGCACCCGCTGGGGAAAGGTACCCGGGGTGGGTGCGGGGGCCGGAGCCGGGGCCGGCGCAGGAGCCGTCGTGGCCGCAGTCACAGTCAGCGTGAAGTCGATATAGACGCTGCGGTTGGCCGTCAGCGCCGTGCGGATAACCGCGTTGCCCGCGCCCCGGGCCGTGATCAGGCCCGTCTGGGTCACGGTGGCGACCGCCGCGTTGCTGGTGGTCCAGGTCAGTTCGCCGGGCAGCGGCGCGCGGCCCCCGACCGTGACGCTGAGCTGCCGGGTCTGGCCGACCACCAGCGAGCCTGCGCTGGCCTGGGTCTCCAGCTGCGTGGCAAGGCCGGGAGCCGGAGTTCCCGCCGTGGGCGAGGACCCCGCCGGGGGCACCGAACCGCAGGCGGCGAGGGTCAGGAGGCCTCCGAGGAGGGCGGCGCGTTTCAACAGGCACATGGCCCCCAGTAGACCCACCCCCGACGAGTAAAGGATGAGTAAAGGAGACGTGGCCCTCATGGACGGGTGGGGGCGCCGCTGGCCCGTTTCAGACCCGCTGACCTCACAGCAGCGAGAAGCGCACCGTCTCCCCGCCCACGAGCGCGAGGGGGCTGGAGTCGGGCAGGCTGGCGCGCAGGTGGGTCCCCAGCGCCTGGGCCGCGTTCAGCAGCGGCGCGTCCACACCGGGGTCGAGCGTGCCCCACAGGTGGGCGTGTCCGCCGCCTCCCGGCCCGGCCCGCCACAGCAGCGCCCCCAGCGCCTCGCCGCCCGCGTAGGCCAGCAGCAGCGCGGTGTCGCGGTCGCCCTCCAGGCGGGCTGCCAGGTGCCGCGCCAGGGCAGGTGCCCACTCCGGCGTCTCGTAGGCCTCGGCAAGGACCCCGGCCCACAGCGGTAAGGAGAGGCGCGATACCTGCTCGACCACCACGCCCCCGGCCCGCCCCTGCGGCAGGTAGCTGCCCACCCGGACCGCCCCGACCTCCTCTCCAGCCACGGGCACGGCGGTCGCCACCAGCCGGGCGCGGCCCTGCGGCGAGGTCCCGTCCGGGGCGCAGTCCGCGCCGGGCAGAAAGGTCGCGTTGAGGGCCAGCACGTTGACCCCGGGGGTCTGCAACGTCACCGCGCCGCCCCGGTCGCGCCGC from Deinococcus budaensis includes:
- a CDS encoding sugar ABC transporter substrate-binding protein, which translates into the protein MRHAKLIPAFTLTLTAAVSLALAQSSAPPIIGLITKTETNPFFVKMKEGAQKEATRLGAKLLTAAGKADGDNAGQVSAIENMVAAGAKTILITPSDAKAIIPAIQKARAAGVQVIALDSPTEPVSAVDALFATNNYQAGVLIGQWAKKAMGNKKPVIATLDLFPGHPVGIARHNGFLAGFGTRGITANTKNQVSTGVACAQDSFGDQAKGQTAMENCLQRNPDINLVYTINEPAAAGAYQALKALGREKDVMIVSVDGGCAGVRNVQSGVIAATSQQYPLRMASRGVAAGVAYAKTGKKVSGYTDTGVTLITNKAQPGVKSSDTRFGLANCWGQ
- a CDS encoding LacI family DNA-binding transcriptional regulator, coding for MSSIQEVAALANVSTATASRALSRPDMVAQATRERVLSAARHLDYQPNVLARSLRQRQTRTIGLVVTDILNPFHATLAKGVQDAADRHGYTAFLFNTDEDPGKEGRALDTLRGHLPQGLILVPTARARENLRLLPNLPVVELDRVTGNPAATTVTVDNVGGAEAATAHLVALGHTRIGMIVGQQDISTAVERHAGFRQALLGAGVPYREQLVLPGHHRQEDGRQAALRLLDLPADERPTALFVGNNEMTVGAVLAARERGLNIPGDLSIVGFDDSRWAQTMLPPLTVVAQPTYDLGVLACDLLIAQFSRPARSRASPARVQLPTTLIVRQSTAAPPP
- a CDS encoding acyl-CoA carboxylase subunit beta — translated: MTQPGTELQELIAEMEQRRTRVEAGGGPERQQKQREGGKLTARERIERLLDPGSFLELSTFVEHGPNRLMAGVDAPGEGVVTGRGTIQGRQVFVFSQDFTVLGGSLGKMNAAKVTKVMDLAAKTGCPVIGLNDSAGARIQEGVDSLSGYGEIFYRNAIYSGSVPQISAILGPCAGGAVYSPALTDFIVMSRGSSYMFITGPEVIKSVTREEVTFDGLGGADVHTRKSGVAHLAYDGDEAVLDGIRDLLSYLPQSAREQPPVRECLDPLDRPNTRLLDIVTPDQRKPYAMHDVIHELVDEGTFLEIQPNWAKNILCGFARLGGQSVGIVANNPRVMAGTLNIDASDKAARFIRTCDCYNVPILTLVDVTGFLPGVAQEHAGIIRHGAKMLYAYAEATVPKITLITRKSYGGAYLAMNSRDMGADVVYAWPTAAVAVMGAEGAANIVYRREIGRSDNPEATRAAKIAEYKETFDNPYVAAAKGYIDDVIPMEDTRRRLIQTFEMLRGKAEARPFKKHGNLPL
- a CDS encoding CAP domain-containing protein; the protein is MCLLKRAALLGGLLTLAACGSVPPAGSSPTAGTPAPGLATQLETQASAGSLVVGQTRQLSVTVGGRAPLPGELTWTTSNAAVATVTQTGLITARGAGNAVIRTALTANRSVYIDFTLTVTAATTAPAPAPAPAPAPTPGTFPQRVLELTNAARAQARSCGATSFAAAAPLAYNAQLAQAAQGHAADMAAKNYFSHTSLDGRTMAQRVTATGYPWRTIGENIAAGQPTPESVVDGWLRSEGHCRNIMNPAFRELGVGYAQGGSYSHYWVQNFGAR